A section of the Candidatus Zixiibacteriota bacterium genome encodes:
- a CDS encoding amino acid permease: MSEKKKQNPEAQQVTFARSLGLFDATMIGVGAMIGAGIFVLTGLAAGEAGPASILAFALNGVVTLLTAFAYAELASAVPRAGGGYSFVRMAFPGAAGFISGWMLWFAYTVACSLYALGFAGYFWEFFHKYVPGLTESLYSVVGPEQAVLAVTFLIGVMFTWLNVRGAEVTGKTENILTISKIIVLAVFIFYGLRKIMEQPTEAMESFTPFFPTGLGGVIVAMGLTFIAFEGYDLIATVAEEIKQPEKNIPRATFIALGMTVLIYLLILFVSLGAVNPDGLPGWQFLGKFKETAIVRAAEGFMPAFGVAVIVFGGLLSTMSALNATVMAASRVAFSMGRDLWLPKRMATINVKTRTPHVAIFVTGIILVTMALTLPIEAVGSAASLIF; encoded by the coding sequence ATGTCCGAAAAAAAGAAACAAAATCCTGAGGCCCAGCAGGTAACTTTCGCCCGCAGTTTGGGGCTTTTTGATGCCACCATGATCGGCGTCGGCGCTATGATCGGGGCAGGTATTTTCGTTTTGACCGGACTGGCCGCCGGCGAGGCAGGTCCCGCTTCCATTCTGGCTTTCGCGCTCAACGGGGTAGTTACTCTGCTGACAGCTTTTGCCTATGCTGAACTGGCCTCTGCTGTTCCGCGCGCGGGCGGGGGGTATTCCTTCGTGCGCATGGCATTCCCGGGTGCGGCCGGATTTATATCCGGCTGGATGCTATGGTTTGCATATACCGTTGCCTGCAGTCTCTATGCACTCGGATTTGCCGGATATTTCTGGGAGTTTTTTCACAAATATGTGCCCGGCCTGACCGAAAGCCTTTATAGCGTAGTTGGACCCGAACAGGCCGTCCTGGCGGTCACGTTTTTGATCGGAGTGATGTTTACCTGGTTGAACGTGCGCGGCGCCGAGGTTACCGGCAAGACCGAAAATATCCTGACAATCTCCAAAATCATTGTACTGGCAGTTTTCATCTTCTACGGTTTGAGAAAGATTATGGAGCAACCGACCGAGGCGATGGAGAGCTTTACCCCCTTCTTCCCGACTGGTTTAGGTGGTGTGATTGTCGCCATGGGCCTGACCTTTATCGCCTTTGAAGGCTATGACCTGATCGCCACGGTTGCAGAGGAGATTAAACAGCCGGAGAAGAACATCCCGCGAGCGACCTTTATCGCCCTCGGCATGACCGTGCTGATATATCTACTGATTTTGTTCGTTTCACTGGGAGCGGTCAATCCCGATGGTCTGCCCGGATGGCAGTTTTTGGGCAAGTTCAAGGAGACCGCGATCGTGCGTGCGGCCGAAGGATTCATGCCCGCTTTCGGGGTGGCTGTAATCGTCTTCGGCGGTTTACTCTCGACCATGTCTGCTCTCAATGCGACTGTCATGGCTGCTTCGCGGGTGGCATTTTCAATGGGCCGTGATCTCTGGCTTCCAAAAAGGATGGCCACAATTAACGTCAAAACGCGTACACCGCATGTGGCTATTTTCGTAACCGGTATAATCCTGGTGACGATGGCATTGACCTTGCCGATCGAGGCAGTGGGATCAGCTGCCAGCCTTATTTTT
- a CDS encoding glycosyltransferase, with translation MRLLIAAGFIGRFGETDGVVTTYQNLIPFFVKAGIKADFVAYGDRDNMEKWGSVRVFSHRPRCPIKIDPIRWVDPALMMSGKIRRLSSRKYDLVQCSTPEFMGLWALKIARKNSSPMISLYHTALDQYAEIRTTQKFGKACGKLTGRIVNRWLLHFFNQARLVLAPSEAVRSQLLNFLSSDVNIIARGIDGEKFNPAYRMRSDNKVRVIYVGRVAPEKNMQLLVKIFKTISGAGLTVVGDGPYLPIMKRELPNANFCGRLSGQLLSQAYADGDIFVFPSHTDTFGNVVLEAMSSGLPVIVTDSLGPREIIDNGVDGFVTHSEEEFRDAVVKLIENPGLRRTMGRSARRAAERRSWESIFETLCGYYETVLGAFPMPASARKAS, from the coding sequence ATGCGTCTTCTGATAGCAGCAGGTTTTATTGGCCGCTTTGGCGAGACTGACGGTGTTGTGACAACCTATCAGAACCTCATTCCTTTCTTTGTTAAAGCAGGAATAAAGGCTGATTTCGTTGCCTATGGCGACCGGGACAATATGGAGAAGTGGGGAAGCGTCAGGGTGTTTTCTCATAGACCAAGATGTCCAATAAAAATAGATCCGATTCGGTGGGTAGATCCGGCCCTGATGATGTCGGGTAAAATCCGCCGACTGTCCTCGCGAAAGTATGATCTGGTGCAGTGCAGTACCCCGGAGTTCATGGGGCTGTGGGCTCTCAAGATCGCCCGAAAAAACAGCAGTCCGATGATCTCGCTTTATCATACCGCACTGGATCAGTACGCTGAAATCAGGACCACCCAGAAATTCGGCAAAGCCTGCGGAAAGCTGACAGGCCGGATAGTCAATCGCTGGCTGTTGCATTTTTTCAACCAGGCCCGGCTTGTGCTGGCACCTTCCGAAGCTGTACGGAGCCAGCTTTTGAACTTTCTTTCATCCGATGTCAATATAATCGCCCGTGGAATCGACGGTGAAAAATTCAACCCCGCTTACAGGATGAGATCTGACAACAAAGTGCGGGTGATATATGTCGGACGGGTGGCACCTGAGAAGAATATGCAGCTATTGGTGAAGATATTTAAAACGATCAGCGGTGCTGGACTGACTGTGGTGGGTGATGGTCCCTACTTACCGATAATGAAACGCGAGCTTCCCAATGCCAATTTCTGCGGACGTTTGAGCGGGCAGCTTCTCAGCCAGGCCTATGCCGATGGTGATATTTTCGTCTTCCCGTCACATACGGATACATTCGGCAATGTCGTTTTGGAGGCGATGAGTTCGGGACTGCCGGTGATAGTTACCGATTCGCTGGGTCCGCGCGAGATTATCGATAATGGTGTGGATGGGTTCGTTACTCACTCCGAGGAAGAATTCCGCGACGCGGTAGTCAAATTGATCGAGAATCCCGGCCTGCGCAGGACCATGGGACGTTCCGCGCGACGGGCGGCAGAACGTAGATCCTGGGAAAGTATTTTCGAGACGCTGTGCGGTTATTATGAAACCGTGCTGGGCGCGTTCCCGATGCCTGCCAGCGCTCGTAAAGCCAGCTGA
- a CDS encoding methyltransferase domain-containing protein: MLLNFLSYNVLKSRIVNCRRWDLNICCGKTDGGGVNADIVQHCELPRFVEIDNVCELPFADKSFGHVLCSHTIEHVDDPAGFYRELKRVGQDVTIVLPPLWDISAAFNFLEHRHLFLTFKKEHQTLPPYIRLPFARTVQRIFKQRIHA, translated from the coding sequence ATGCTTCTGAATTTTTTGAGTTATAATGTGCTGAAAAGCCGTATCGTCAACTGCCGCAGGTGGGATCTCAATATCTGCTGTGGCAAAACCGACGGCGGTGGTGTCAATGCCGATATCGTGCAACATTGCGAACTTCCGCGTTTCGTGGAGATCGATAATGTCTGTGAATTGCCGTTTGCAGACAAGAGCTTCGGCCATGTGCTCTGTTCGCATACTATCGAACATGTCGATGATCCAGCCGGATTTTACAGGGAACTGAAACGGGTGGGACAGGATGTGACAATAGTGCTTCCACCGCTTTGGGATATCTCCGCGGCGTTCAATTTCCTCGAGCATCGCCATCTCTTCCTGACATTTAAAAAAGAACATCAAACCTTGCCCCCATATATTCGCCTGCCGTTTGCGAGAACAGTACAGAGAATCTTCAAGCAGCGCATTCATGCGTAA